The following are from one region of the Streptomyces rubrogriseus genome:
- a CDS encoding NAD-dependent epimerase/dehydratase family protein → MRVLLIGANGYIGRFVADRLLADPAVQLTALGRGDDADVRFDLATGSPGALTRFLDAVHPGVVVNCAGATRGGARELTRHNTVAVATVCEALRRSGCGARLVQVGCSAEYGPSQPGSSTAEDAVPRPGGPYGVSKLAATELVLGSGLDAVVLRVFSPAGPGTPAGSPLGRLAEAMRRAMQSGDGELRLGGLGAQRDFVDVRDVARAVHAASLSAAQGVINIGSGRAVRLRDAAATLARVAGYGGALHELDGPPGALRPTIGHPRTESLGHRVDALGHHRSDALGHHRPDPLQSRGERADPEHATPAPHPYPDGCGSWQQADVRTARDRLGWRPRIALEESLADIWMEAACRI, encoded by the coding sequence ATGAGAGTCCTGCTGATCGGAGCCAACGGCTACATCGGCCGCTTCGTCGCCGACCGTCTGCTCGCCGACCCCGCCGTCCAGCTCACCGCCCTCGGCCGCGGTGACGACGCCGACGTCCGCTTCGACCTCGCCACCGGTAGCCCGGGCGCCCTCACCCGCTTCCTGGACGCGGTCCATCCCGGAGTGGTCGTCAACTGCGCGGGCGCGACCCGGGGCGGTGCCCGCGAACTCACCCGGCACAACACCGTCGCCGTCGCGACCGTCTGCGAGGCCCTGCGCCGCAGCGGCTGCGGCGCCCGCCTGGTGCAGGTCGGCTGCAGCGCGGAGTACGGACCCAGCCAGCCCGGTTCCTCGACCGCGGAGGACGCCGTCCCCCGCCCCGGCGGTCCCTACGGCGTCAGCAAGCTCGCCGCGACCGAGCTCGTCCTCGGCTCCGGTCTGGACGCCGTCGTGCTGCGGGTCTTCTCGCCCGCGGGGCCCGGTACGCCCGCCGGCTCCCCGCTGGGCAGGCTCGCCGAGGCCATGCGCCGCGCGATGCAGTCCGGCGACGGCGAACTCCGGCTCGGCGGCCTGGGCGCCCAGCGGGACTTCGTCGACGTCCGGGACGTCGCGCGAGCGGTGCACGCCGCCTCGCTCTCCGCCGCGCAGGGCGTCATCAACATCGGCTCCGGCCGCGCCGTCCGGCTGCGCGACGCCGCCGCCACCCTCGCCAGGGTCGCCGGCTACGGCGGTGCCCTGCACGAACTCGACGGCCCCCCCGGCGCGCTGCGGCCCACGATCGGCCACCCCCGTACCGAGTCCCTCGGCCATCGTGTCGACGCCCTCGGTCACCACCGGAGCGACGCCCTCGGTCATCACCGCCCGGACCCCCTGCAAAGCCGCGGCGAGCGCGCCGACCCCGAGCACGCGACCCCGGCCCCGCACCCGTACCCCGACGGCTGCGGCAGCTGGCAGCAGGCCGATGTGCGCACCGCACGCGACCGGCTCGGCTGGCGGCCCCGGATCGCCCTCGAAGAGTCCCTCGCCGACATCTGGATGGAGGCGGCATGTCGTATCTGA